One window of Campylobacter sp. MIT 99-7217 genomic DNA carries:
- a CDS encoding Fur family transcriptional regulator: protein MVIENIEYDVLLDRFKKILKESGLKYTRQREVLLKVLYHSDKHYTPEALYMEAKEKEPELNIGIATVYRTLNLLEESGMATSISFGTAGKKFELANKPHHDHLICKNCGKIVEFENPTIERQQALIAKEYKFKLTGHLMQLYGVCSDCNQTKVKF, encoded by the coding sequence ATGGTGATCGAAAATATAGAATACGATGTTTTACTAGATAGATTTAAAAAGATTTTGAAAGAAAGTGGTCTTAAGTATACAAGACAAAGAGAGGTTTTACTTAAGGTTTTGTATCATAGTGATAAACACTATACACCAGAAGCCTTATACATGGAAGCTAAGGAAAAAGAACCCGAGCTTAATATAGGTATAGCCACAGTTTATAGAACCTTAAATTTACTTGAAGAGAGTGGAATGGCTACTTCTATATCGTTTGGAACGGCAGGAAAGAAATTCGAGCTTGCTAATAAGCCACACCACGATCATCTTATTTGTAAAAATTGCGGTAAGATCGTTGAGTTTGAAAACCCAACCATAGAAAGACAGCAAGCACTCATTGCTAAGGAATACAAATTTAAACTTACAGGACATCTTATGCAACTTTATGGTGTTTGTAGTGATTGCAATCAAACCAAAGTGAAATTTTGA
- a CDS encoding CvpA family protein: protein MNLYWFDIFVFGFTFLLGLKGIVNGLLKEFFGLLGVLGGFILASKYSKQAADFIENTFHRIDNQDLALFLGFLLVLILVWVFCLILGVLLTKLVKLSGLGFLNRLGGFIFGSAKVFLILAILIYYISTVEFLNQNLHKYTQGGYSLPILTQVGAFIVNDPTVKSSVNSVIQNSFDTNNTEENLTQGE, encoded by the coding sequence ATGAATTTATATTGGTTTGATATTTTTGTTTTTGGTTTTACTTTCCTTTTGGGACTTAAGGGCATAGTGAATGGTTTGCTTAAGGAATTTTTTGGACTTTTGGGTGTTTTGGGAGGATTTATACTTGCTTCAAAGTATAGTAAACAAGCAGCTGATTTTATAGAAAATACATTTCATAGGATAGATAATCAAGACCTAGCTTTATTTCTAGGCTTTTTGCTTGTTTTAATTCTTGTTTGGGTTTTTTGTTTGATACTTGGAGTCCTCTTAACTAAACTCGTTAAGCTCAGTGGCTTGGGCTTTTTAAACCGATTGGGCGGGTTTATTTTTGGGAGTGCAAAGGTATTTTTAATCCTTGCCATTTTGATTTATTACATTAGCACGGTAGAATTTCTTAATCAAAATTTGCATAAATACACACAAGGAGGTTATTCTTTGCCAATTCTTACTCAAGTAGGTGCGTTTATCGTAAATGATCCTACTGTGAAATCAAGCGTGAATTCAGTTATTCAAAATAGCTTTGATACGAACAATACAGAAGAAAATTTAACTCAAGGAGAATAA
- the gatC gene encoding Asp-tRNA(Asn)/Glu-tRNA(Gln) amidotransferase subunit GatC, with protein sequence MQIDKDLLHKLEKLSALHITQDKESEVLEQLNEIVQFVEKLNELDLKDMEVMVNASSGGTPFRSDEAVQKDIIESVLKHAPKAQDHFFIVPKIIE encoded by the coding sequence ATGCAAATAGATAAAGATTTACTTCACAAGTTAGAAAAGTTAAGTGCGTTGCATATTACTCAGGATAAAGAAAGTGAAGTACTAGAACAACTCAATGAAATCGTGCAGTTTGTAGAAAAGCTAAATGAGCTTGATTTGAAAGATATGGAAGTTATGGTTAATGCAAGTTCTGGAGGAACGCCTTTTCGTAGTGATGAAGCTGTGCAAAAAGATATTATAGAATCTGTATTAAAGCATGCTCCAAAAGCTCAAGATCATTTTTTTATAGTTCCAAAAATTATTGAGTAA
- a CDS encoding tram-like protein produces the protein MKNIFEEYCTRFALNLEQFTQVDLSQFTKKRTYQCAFAKDKNNHNFFLILCLAKSRFISKDALFVSDLAHHFYQQGEKIIFLGSALCSKAEKLLKEKGFKYYALV, from the coding sequence ATGAAAAATATTTTTGAGGAATACTGCACACGCTTTGCACTAAATTTAGAGCAATTTACTCAAGTTGATCTAAGTCAATTTACAAAAAAAAGGACTTATCAGTGTGCTTTTGCAAAAGATAAAAACAATCATAATTTTTTTTTGATACTTTGTTTAGCAAAGTCAAGATTTATAAGCAAAGATGCCTTATTTGTCAGTGATTTAGCTCATCATTTTTATCAACAAGGAGAAAAAATAATATTTTTAGGCTCTGCTCTTTGCTCTAAGGCAGAAAAACTACTAAAAGAAAAAGGGTTTAAATACTATGCTCTTGTGTGA
- a CDS encoding type III pantothenate kinase, with protein MLLCDVGNSNATFLDNHKFFSLSFTEFAEFTTERKVFYINVNEKLKTFLAEKPNFINLEPFFKFDTIYKGLGVDRIAACYTIEDGVVVDAGSAITVDVISNFIHLGGFILPGILSYKKTYAKISSRLDCEFNTQLSLDAFPQRTGDALSYGVFKGIYLLIKDATRNKKLYFTGGDGQFLARFFDQAIYDKLLIFRGMKKVIEENKLN; from the coding sequence ATGCTCTTGTGTGATGTTGGCAATTCAAATGCAACTTTTCTAGATAATCACAAATTCTTTTCCTTAAGTTTTACCGAATTTGCTGAATTTACAACAGAAAGAAAGGTATTTTATATCAATGTCAATGAAAAACTGAAGACCTTTTTAGCAGAAAAACCAAATTTTATTAATCTCGAGCCTTTTTTTAAATTTGATACGATTTATAAAGGCTTAGGAGTTGATAGGATTGCTGCTTGTTATACTATAGAAGATGGTGTTGTAGTTGATGCTGGTAGTGCTATTACTGTAGATGTTATTTCTAATTTTATTCATTTAGGAGGATTTATTTTACCCGGAATTTTAAGCTATAAAAAAACTTATGCAAAGATTTCTTCTCGCTTAGACTGCGAGTTTAATACTCAGCTTAGCCTTGATGCCTTTCCTCAGCGTACTGGTGATGCTTTGAGTTATGGAGTGTTTAAAGGTATTTATCTCTTGATTAAAGATGCAACAAGAAATAAAAAGCTTTATTTTACCGGAGGAGATGGACAATTTTTAGCAAGATTTTTCGATCAAGCTATTTATGACAAGCTTCTCATTTTTAGAGGTATGAAAAAAGTAATCGAAGAAAATAAACTAAACTAA
- a CDS encoding FAD-dependent oxidoreductase: MKEFDVIIIGAGISGSALFYELARYTDIKNIALIEKYHAPATLNSQATSNSQTIHCGDIETNYTLEKASKVKVNADMVVKYALSQNEKFIHSHQKMVLAVGDEECEYLKTRYEEFKDLYPYVKFFDKEKITELEPQVALNENKNAPRKENIVAMGALEGESYTTIDFGKMSTSLVENAKKEDKNTLASFNEEVISINKTNDGFEIFTKNLQSYRAKAVVVNAGAHSLYLAHKMGVGLDKSCWPVAGSFYITKEKILRGKVYTVQNPKLPFAALHGDPDLMADMNTRFGPTALVIPKLERYHGLKSVPEFFEALKFDKKVADVTFAMLKDKTIRNYIFFNYLFEIPFINKKLFVEKVKKIVPSLKASDIAYAKGFGGVRPQVIDKTAGELLLGEASINDIEGIIFNMTPSPGATSCLGNAKKDALKLCEYLNAKFDEDKFQKELM; this comes from the coding sequence ATGAAAGAATTTGATGTTATTATCATAGGTGCAGGGATTTCAGGCTCTGCTTTGTTTTATGAACTTGCTCGTTATACTGATATTAAAAATATTGCCCTGATTGAAAAATATCACGCCCCTGCAACCTTAAATAGCCAAGCAACAAGTAATTCTCAAACTATCCATTGTGGAGATATAGAAACAAACTATACCCTTGAAAAAGCCTCAAAGGTCAAGGTAAATGCCGATATGGTTGTAAAATATGCCTTATCGCAAAATGAAAAATTTATCCATTCTCATCAAAAAATGGTCTTGGCTGTTGGAGATGAAGAATGCGAATATTTAAAAACAAGATATGAAGAATTTAAAGATCTCTATCCTTATGTAAAATTCTTCGATAAAGAAAAAATCACAGAACTTGAACCTCAGGTAGCACTCAATGAAAATAAAAATGCCCCTAGAAAAGAAAATATCGTTGCTATGGGAGCTTTAGAGGGGGAAAGTTATACGACGATTGATTTTGGCAAAATGAGTACTTCTTTGGTTGAAAATGCCAAAAAAGAAGATAAAAATACACTTGCAAGCTTTAATGAAGAAGTTATTTCTATCAATAAAACAAACGATGGTTTTGAAATTTTTACTAAAAATTTACAAAGCTACCGCGCAAAAGCTGTTGTTGTAAATGCAGGAGCGCATTCGCTTTATCTTGCTCATAAAATGGGTGTTGGACTTGATAAATCTTGCTGGCCTGTTGCTGGAAGTTTTTATATCACAAAGGAAAAAATTCTTCGCGGTAAGGTCTATACGGTGCAAAATCCAAAACTTCCTTTTGCTGCCTTGCATGGCGATCCTGATTTGATGGCTGATATGAATACACGCTTTGGACCTACTGCCTTGGTTATCCCTAAGCTTGAACGCTATCACGGCTTAAAAAGCGTGCCTGAGTTTTTCGAAGCCTTGAAATTTGATAAAAAAGTAGCTGATGTAACTTTTGCTATGCTGAAAGATAAGACTATTCGCAATTATATTTTCTTTAACTATCTTTTTGAAATCCCATTTATCAATAAAAAATTGTTTGTAGAAAAGGTTAAGAAAATCGTTCCAAGTCTCAAGGCAAGTGATATTGCATACGCAAAGGGTTTTGGTGGTGTGCGTCCTCAAGTTATCGATAAAACAGCAGGAGAGCTTTTGCTTGGCGAAGCAAGTATCAATGATATAGAGGGTATTATTTTTAACATGACTCCAAGTCCAGGGGCAACAAGTTGTCTTGGAAATGCTAAAAAAGATGCTCTAAAACTTTGTGAATATCTTAATGCTAAATTTGATGAAGATAAATTTCAAAAAGAACTTATGTAG
- the pyk gene encoding pyruvate kinase → MMKKTKIVATIGPASESEEVLKKMIINGVNVFRLNFSHGTHEYHSKNLNTIRKVAKELGVVVGILQDISGPKIRTRELKEAFELKTNDRMDFYKEALIGEKIASNHYKLSINHPEILDMLKVDEYIYLYDGSIKAKVVKIEKEFIQTKIENDGFLSSNKGINFPNTKINIDVITQKDKKDLLWGIENEVDFLAISFVQNAHDIDEVRAILAQNNASIAIFAKIEKFDAVENINEIINSSDGIMVARGDLGIEVPYYKVPNIQKQIIHKANSANKPVITATQMLFSLAKTKNATRAEISDVANAVLDGSDAVMLSEESAVGIDPANAVEVMSKTILETEKNYPFNKFEHFFLCDDTDKVMRSATSLALDLQAEAIFALTSSGKSALKVSRYRPQTRIIAVAHSQKTLNSLSIVWGVEPLVLIETADELTKLLTRTVKAIYEKKLIDKEKTYIITAGLPTGKEGSSNLIRLIKKEQIEFYLNKKE, encoded by the coding sequence ATGATGAAAAAAACTAAGATTGTGGCAACTATAGGACCGGCAAGTGAAAGTGAAGAAGTTTTAAAAAAAATGATCATCAATGGGGTCAATGTCTTTCGTCTTAACTTCTCGCATGGCACACATGAATACCACAGCAAAAACCTAAATACTATTCGCAAGGTAGCAAAAGAACTTGGTGTTGTTGTGGGAATTTTGCAAGATATTAGCGGTCCAAAGATTAGAACAAGGGAACTTAAAGAAGCTTTTGAACTAAAAACAAATGATAGAATGGACTTTTACAAAGAAGCTCTTATAGGAGAAAAAATAGCTTCAAACCACTATAAGCTTAGTATCAATCACCCAGAAATTCTTGATATGCTCAAAGTTGATGAATATATCTATCTTTATGATGGATCAATTAAGGCAAAAGTGGTTAAGATAGAAAAAGAATTTATACAAACAAAGATAGAAAATGACGGATTTTTAAGTTCAAACAAGGGCATAAATTTCCCAAATACTAAGATAAATATCGATGTTATCACTCAAAAAGATAAAAAAGATTTGCTTTGGGGTATAGAAAATGAGGTGGATTTTTTAGCTATTTCCTTTGTGCAAAATGCACATGATATAGACGAGGTAAGAGCGATTTTAGCACAAAATAATGCCTCCATAGCTATTTTTGCAAAAATAGAAAAATTTGATGCTGTAGAAAATATCAACGAAATCATTAATTCAAGTGATGGAATCATGGTTGCAAGAGGCGATCTTGGTATAGAAGTGCCTTACTATAAAGTGCCAAATATCCAAAAACAAATTATCCATAAAGCAAACTCAGCAAACAAACCGGTTATTACAGCAACCCAAATGCTCTTTTCACTTGCTAAAACTAAAAATGCTACAAGAGCTGAAATTTCAGATGTGGCAAATGCAGTTTTAGACGGAAGTGATGCTGTTATGCTTAGTGAAGAAAGTGCTGTGGGCATTGATCCTGCTAATGCTGTTGAAGTGATGAGTAAGACCATTTTAGAAACAGAAAAAAACTACCCTTTTAATAAATTTGAACACTTCTTTCTCTGTGATGATACCGATAAAGTCATGAGATCGGCTACTTCTTTAGCACTTGATCTTCAAGCTGAAGCGATTTTTGCTCTTACAAGTAGTGGAAAATCAGCCCTTAAGGTTTCAAGATACCGTCCTCAAACAAGGATTATAGCTGTCGCTCATTCACAAAAAACCCTAAATTCTTTAAGCATAGTTTGGGGAGTTGAACCCTTAGTACTCATAGAAACAGCAGACGAGCTTACTAAGCTTCTTACTCGCACAGTTAAGGCTATATATGAGAAAAAACTTATCGATAAGGAAAAAACCTATATCATCACCGCAGGTCTTCCAACAGGAAAAGAAGGATCAAGCAATCTTATCCGCTTGATCAAAAAAGAACAAATTGAGTTTTATCTCAATAAAAAAGAATAA
- a CDS encoding S6 family peptidase, producing the protein MKKYTKFFMLSSFCVLTLHAQRIEISNFNYRDFLDFGQNKGQFAPNAQNIIINGKDSQKNLPQVPFINFNASSNHGSLTSIGRGFVATANHVQSPESITSLRKWGNTEYNIANQNGTSNAVGSDNKFLRMNKYIVEGEAKLLETTIQQNTQNPSNTAQQNLNITALKNTLNNFKDSDGKVYAYMAGSGALSLYNNSNSVLNLNQSEQGDRRGGGFGSLDLSLINYNDTELCSSCNTSGLDILYTPDSKFLNATSSGDSGSALYVYDKNKSEWVLLGALSRLPYVGAQSSRYAFVAQSDFDTYKKQFEARYTLNSGINEMSLQSLAGYFNKDLIFSGGGNVEFTNNIDRLQSSGTGGFVFEKASSATTYKFNSKNNGNYYYKGSGLDIGENVTVEWALKNKNGDTLHKIGKGTLKIVEHSGGVGFLKVGEGKVILDTSSKAYEGIYLTSGRGEIELVQGKAQALGATINSGANSFILEQKKVNDGGIGIYFGTGGGKLDLKGNSLKLNTIAANDYKAVITSSTASTLELEGFGYNANGGKTAQKADTLIHASIGQGSYYDANGALQQGSAANINLKYENSGKANLIFDGNINTSGKFELNNANLTLQGHATTHATVNANEAEAIKNAQANAGNPLPNYVDLTKPSSLEQSDWDTREFKLGSGINLQSSSLNVGRNAIVKTNINANANSKINFGSSVKHFIDEKDGANINGSGFGYYQKLASGILDKKNLENIENADTSTSYEGKITADKSAINSSIRYFNANLELKNGSSLKADYLSLSSNSSINLSDSSAVVQNLHLKNVNQLSGFTLNNSTFEVKQSMIFESSTFNLDNINNINLSSNYDIIGFSSSNITSNKDLTSNVLLYDKANLSVKNLNLTQAKNTLILQDQGTSLSADKIKISSLNNASLSVQKASLNVKELELSNAKNVSMLVDREASFANDTKFTLSNSSLKLALGGDKKFDIEAGANSTLEIGGIANDNNALHISGTLNASSNAHIQAFLSSNDTLKFNLNLQDNASFYTNALTLENTYDSITLAKNSSLSANSIIAKNLTSLNLNIANTAKTEVKNFVFDSGNINFAGTKLLGQSIVFQNNASLKANALDLTNQNLSLQTGSNLESTKLDLGSNTNLSLKNSALKADELRLNNTENANINLQTSSKLELEKLSLNHSKLNLNLDNEKLIENVKQMSLKDNSVLSFNNFTLGGNTKFTSDTSSHFSFQSLKIAQNANTKEEMSANTAVANTLTLSGVGVSLGTDESFHVANFKQNLNLEANAKMKVEFDQSVFKGVKEIKTNGEFYTLLSATNLNDVREDKRIDFVFSDKNKEYYMVSKVENDKILIKFLEEDPKTLHEINKHLSSNHAIFTQMLLEHDINDVTLDMAVKTDDYSLLSRYFDKIDKNLEKLSNNNASFNDKILFSNNSLINSRISKVRFANSFAKLENARFADNALIKSDVRSTPFILEDALNNAYSSVGAGFFGGESSMSFYTLNVGYDKMLENKDVLLGVMMGYGKAGASEEGVDTTSNLINLGLYTNALFENHELTSNLNFAFINSDKSLSDDSFSAKSTGILWDTYYKYGFELENLKDYQQSIKPVALLSLGFNSFGEERGKMYKKQAYSDLGMQVGIGLEYMLGRENLFYNAQALIRQPLFHTAKNVNLSLANAQTMINYALKEEETSLGLSLSAAHRINKSFYMQYELSSILDTASNYGIKGDVKFGFLF; encoded by the coding sequence ATGAAAAAATATACAAAATTTTTTATGCTTTCAAGCTTTTGCGTTTTAACGCTTCATGCTCAAAGGATAGAAATTTCTAATTTTAACTACCGCGATTTTTTGGACTTTGGGCAAAATAAGGGGCAGTTTGCTCCAAATGCTCAAAATATCATCATAAATGGCAAGGACAGCCAAAAAAATTTACCTCAAGTACCCTTCATAAATTTCAACGCTTCGAGCAATCACGGCTCACTTACAAGCATAGGGCGTGGCTTTGTCGCTACGGCAAATCATGTTCAAAGTCCTGAAAGTATCACTTCACTTCGTAAATGGGGAAATACCGAATATAATATCGCTAATCAAAATGGCACAAGCAATGCCGTAGGCTCTGATAATAAATTTTTAAGAATGAATAAATATATAGTCGAAGGAGAAGCAAAGCTTTTAGAAACGACGATACAGCAAAATACTCAAAACCCAAGCAACACAGCACAGCAAAATTTAAATATCACGGCTCTTAAAAATACTCTAAATAATTTTAAAGATAGCGATGGCAAGGTGTATGCATATATGGCTGGCTCTGGAGCGCTTAGCTTGTATAATAACTCAAATTCGGTTTTAAATCTTAATCAATCAGAGCAAGGAGATAGAAGAGGTGGTGGCTTTGGAAGCTTGGATCTTAGCCTTATCAATTACAATGATACCGAACTTTGTTCAAGCTGTAACACAAGTGGGCTTGATATACTTTATACACCTGATTCTAAATTTTTAAATGCCACAAGCTCAGGAGATAGCGGGAGTGCGCTTTATGTGTATGATAAAAACAAAAGCGAGTGGGTCTTGCTTGGGGCTTTATCAAGACTTCCTTATGTTGGCGCTCAAAGTTCTCGTTATGCCTTTGTGGCACAAAGTGATTTTGATACATATAAAAAGCAGTTTGAAGCAAGATATACTTTAAATTCGGGTATAAATGAAATGAGTTTGCAAAGTTTGGCAGGATATTTTAATAAGGATTTAATTTTTAGCGGTGGTGGAAATGTAGAATTTACAAATAATATTGACAGGCTTCAAAGTAGTGGCACCGGAGGCTTTGTTTTTGAAAAGGCGAGTAGTGCCACGACTTATAAATTTAATAGCAAAAACAATGGAAATTATTATTACAAAGGTTCAGGGCTTGATATAGGCGAAAATGTAACAGTTGAATGGGCTTTGAAAAATAAAAACGGCGATACCTTGCATAAAATCGGTAAAGGTACTTTGAAAATAGTAGAACATAGTGGAGGTGTGGGCTTTTTAAAAGTTGGCGAGGGCAAGGTGATACTTGATACTTCTTCAAAGGCTTATGAGGGCATTTATCTTACAAGCGGGAGAGGAGAAATAGAGCTTGTGCAAGGAAAGGCTCAGGCTCTTGGTGCTACTATAAATAGCGGTGCAAATTCTTTTATTCTTGAGCAAAAGAAGGTAAATGACGGCGGTATAGGAATTTACTTTGGCACAGGTGGAGGAAAGCTTGATCTTAAGGGAAATTCTTTAAAGCTTAACACTATAGCTGCAAATGACTATAAGGCTGTGATTACTTCAAGCACTGCTTCAACGCTTGAGCTTGAGGGTTTTGGCTATAATGCAAATGGCGGTAAAACTGCTCAAAAAGCTGATACCTTGATTCATGCAAGTATAGGACAAGGCTCTTACTATGACGCAAATGGAGCTTTACAACAAGGAAGTGCGGCAAATATAAATTTAAAATATGAAAACTCAGGCAAAGCAAATTTGATCTTTGATGGCAACATAAATACAAGCGGTAAATTTGAGCTAAATAATGCAAATTTGACCTTGCAAGGACATGCTACAACGCATGCTACGGTTAATGCAAATGAGGCAGAGGCGATTAAAAACGCTCAAGCAAATGCAGGAAATCCGCTTCCAAATTATGTTGATCTTACTAAGCCAAGCTCTTTGGAGCAAAGCGATTGGGATACAAGAGAATTTAAGCTTGGCAGTGGCATAAATTTACAAAGTTCTTCTTTAAATGTGGGACGAAATGCTATAGTAAAGACGAATATTAACGCAAATGCTAATTCAAAGATAAATTTTGGAAGCTCTGTTAAACATTTTATCGATGAAAAAGATGGGGCAAATATCAATGGTAGCGGTTTTGGGTATTATCAAAAGCTTGCAAGTGGGATTTTAGATAAGAAGAATTTAGAAAATATAGAAAATGCGGACACAAGCACGAGTTATGAGGGAAAAATCACAGCTGATAAAAGTGCTATAAATTCAAGTATAAGGTATTTTAATGCTAATTTGGAGCTTAAAAATGGCTCAAGTTTAAAGGCTGATTATCTTAGCTTAAGCTCTAATTCTAGTATAAATCTTAGTGATTCTAGTGCTGTGGTGCAAAATTTACACCTAAAAAATGTAAATCAACTAAGTGGCTTTACTCTTAATAACTCTACATTTGAAGTTAAGCAAAGTATGATTTTTGAAAGCTCAACTTTTAACTTAGATAATATCAATAATATTAATCTATCTTCAAACTATGATATAATAGGCTTTAGCTCTTCAAATATCACTTCAAACAAAGATCTTACAAGCAATGTTTTGCTTTATGATAAGGCAAATTTAAGTGTTAAAAATCTTAATCTTACTCAAGCAAAAAATACGCTCATCTTACAAGATCAAGGCACAAGTTTAAGTGCAGATAAGATCAAAATCAGCTCGCTTAATAATGCTTCTTTATCTGTGCAAAAGGCAAGCTTAAATGTCAAAGAATTAGAACTTAGCAATGCTAAAAATGTCAGCATGCTTGTAGATAGAGAGGCTTCTTTTGCAAATGATACGAAATTTACGCTTTCAAACTCAAGCCTAAAACTAGCACTTGGAGGAGATAAGAAATTTGACATTGAAGCAGGAGCAAATTCTACGCTTGAAATAGGAGGCATTGCAAATGATAATAATGCTCTTCATATCAGCGGAACTTTAAATGCAAGCTCAAATGCTCATATACAAGCATTTTTATCTTCTAATGATACTCTTAAGTTTAACTTAAATTTACAAGATAATGCAAGTTTTTATACTAATGCTTTGACCCTTGAAAACACTTATGATAGTATCACTCTTGCAAAAAATTCAAGCCTTAGTGCAAATTCTATCATAGCTAAAAACCTAACAAGTTTAAATTTAAATATAGCAAACACGGCTAAAACAGAGGTGAAAAATTTTGTTTTTGACTCTGGAAATATCAACTTTGCAGGCACAAAGCTTTTAGGACAAAGCATAGTTTTTCAAAATAATGCAAGCTTAAAGGCTAATGCCCTTGATCTTACAAATCAAAACCTAAGCTTACAAACAGGATCAAATCTTGAAAGCACAAAGCTAGATTTGGGCTCAAATACAAATTTAAGCCTTAAAAACTCGGCACTCAAAGCAGATGAATTAAGACTTAACAATACAGAAAATGCAAATATCAATCTACAAACAAGTTCAAAACTTGAACTTGAAAAACTTTCTTTAAATCACTCAAAACTTAATCTTAATCTTGATAATGAAAAGCTTATAGAAAATGTCAAGCAAATGTCACTAAAAGATAATTCCGTGCTTTCATTTAACAACTTCACACTTGGAGGAAATACCAAATTTACAAGCGATACGAGTTCGCATTTTTCTTTTCAAAGCTTAAAAATAGCTCAAAATGCTAACACCAAAGAAGAAATGAGTGCAAATACTGCTGTTGCAAATACCCTTACTCTTAGTGGTGTTGGGGTAAGTTTAGGTACTGATGAGAGCTTTCATGTTGCAAATTTTAAGCAAAATCTAAATTTAGAAGCAAATGCTAAAATGAAGGTTGAGTTTGATCAAAGCGTGTTTAAGGGCGTAAAAGAAATAAAAACTAATGGAGAGTTTTATACCCTACTTAGTGCGACAAATCTTAACGATGTGCGCGAGGATAAAAGAATAGACTTTGTTTTTAGTGATAAGAATAAAGAGTATTATATGGTAAGCAAGGTTGAAAATGATAAAATTTTGATCAAATTTCTTGAAGAAGATCCAAAAACCTTGCACGAGATAAACAAGCATTTAAGTTCAAATCATGCTATTTTTACCCAAATGCTTTTAGAACATGATATCAACGATGTAACGCTTGATATGGCTGTTAAAACTGATGATTATTCGCTTTTATCTAGGTATTTTGATAAAATCGATAAAAATTTAGAAAAGCTTTCAAACAACAATGCAAGCTTTAATGATAAGATTTTATTTAGCAACAATAGCCTTATTAATTCTCGTATCAGCAAGGTGCGATTTGCTAACTCTTTTGCTAAACTAGAAAATGCTCGTTTTGCAGATAATGCTTTGATCAAAAGTGATGTAAGATCAACGCCTTTTATCCTAGAAGATGCCTTAAATAACGCTTATAGCAGTGTTGGGGCTGGATTTTTTGGAGGAGAATCAAGCATGAGTTTTTATACTCTTAATGTAGGCTATGATAAAATGCTTGAAAACAAAGATGTGCTTTTGGGCGTGATGATGGGCTATGGTAAGGCAGGAGCAAGTGAAGAGGGTGTGGATACAACGAGTAATTTAATCAATCTTGGACTTTATACCAACGCTCTTTTTGAAAATCACGAACTTACAAGCAATCTTAACTTCGCCTTTATCAACTCAGATAAAAGCTTAAGTGATGATAGTTTTAGTGCAAAAAGCACAGGTATTTTGTGGGATACTTACTATAAATACGGCTTTGAGCTTGAAAATTTAAAAGATTATCAGCAAAGCATAAAGCCTGTGGCTTTGCTTTCTTTGGGATTTAACTCCTTTGGTGAAGAAAGGGGTAAAATGTATAAAAAGCAAGCTTATAGCGATCTTGGTATGCAAGTTGGAATAGGACTTGAGTATATGCTTGGCAGGGAAAATCTTTTTTATAACGCACAAGCACTGATACGCCAACCTCTCTTTCATACAGCAAAAAATGTCAATCTAAGCCTTGCTAATGCACAAACGATGATTAATTACGCTTTAAAAGAGGAAGAAACTTCTTTAGGGCTTAGTTTAAGTGCAGCACATAGGATAAATAAAAGCTTTTATATGCAATATGAACTTTCAAGTATCCTTGATACAGCAAGCAACTATGGTATAAAAGGCGATGTTAAATTTGGATTTTTGTTTTAG